A window of Bradyrhizobium diazoefficiens genomic DNA:
CATCGAGCGGCTGATGTGCGATCTGGAGGCTGATGTTCCGGCAATCTGTGCAGCCTTTGGATTTGATCCGGCTCCCCTGCTCGATTCGGCTGAACGCTTGCCGATGCTCGCCGAGGATGGCATCGTGGACATCGAAAGCGGCTTCATCCGCGTGAGGCAGGAGCACCGCTTTTTGCTCCGCGCTGTTGCTGCGGCATTCGACGCATATCTCGACCGCTCCCCCTACTAATCCAATGCGGGTGACGTTTGTGGAAGGCAACCACCGGCAGGCGCCGGCGTGATGGGTTGGCCGATGCAAGTCGGCTGCCTCGAAATTCGGCTGTGTCATCAATCCGGTGAGACCAGCGATCACCGCCCTGGGCTCTGGCGGCTGGAATTCGCCTTGCTCCCGCTCGTGCGTTCGCCGGTGACTGACAGGCACCGCACTGATGCCAAAGCGCTCCGCCACCTCCCGACCTGAAACGCCGCTTCGGATATAGACAAGCCCCCGTTCGCGAAAATCCATCGACGGCGGTTTCGCCATCCCCGCAGGCTTCTATCCCGGCGGCGAGCTTTCATCAGCAAACCCGCGACCTGGACATCCCCAGCAACTCAGCCAGATGGACTAACGCTCACAAGCAGCGCAAAAGCTGTCCCTCCGACGCAATGCGCAGATGCGCGAAGCTCAGTTTGAACAGACGATCCAACAGCATCGCGGCATCTGAGGTTCCGCTGAGCGAAGGCAGCGACCTCACTCAAACGACCGAGACCTCAAATGCCATGATGCCGACGGCTAGCCTGCCGCCGAAATACGGCCGAACTCGGTGACCTGCCTCTCGAACAGCCCACGATAGATGCCGCCGGGCCGCTTGGTCAGGGCAATATGCGTGCCCTGCTCGACGATAGCGCCGCGATCAAACACCAGGATGCGATCGAGACTGCGTACCGTCGACAGGCGGTGTGCGATCACGATCGAGGTGCGGCCCTTCATCAACCGCTCCATCGCCTGCTGGATCAGCGCCTCCGATTCCGAATCCAGGCTCGAGGTCGCCTCGTCCAGGATCAGCACCGGTGCGTCCGCCAGGAAGGCGCGCGCCAGCGCCACGCGCTGCCGTTCGCCGCCCGAGAGCTTGACGCCGCGCTCGCCAACCAGCGTGCCGTAGCCCCTCGGCAACCGCAGGATGAAGTCGTGCGCATTTGCGGACCGCGCCGCCTGCTCGATCGCATCAAAGCTGGCCCCCGGCCGGCCATAGGCAATGTTCTCGGCGAGCGAGCGGTGGAACAGGATCGGATCCTGCTGCACGATCGCGATCTGGCTGCGTAGCGATTGCTGCGTGGCCAGCGCGATATCCTGGCCGTCGATCAGAACGCGACCATCGGAAACGTTGTAGAGCCGCTGTACCAGCTTGGCAAAGGTTGTCTTGCCCGCGCCGGAGCGGCCGACGAGACCAACCCGCTCGCCGGCGCGGATCGTCACCGATAGCCCGTCATAGAGCGGCGCGATATGGCCGCCATAGTGGAACGTGACGTCGTCGAACACGATCTCACCGCCCTCGATCGCGATCGGTCGCGCGCCAGCAGCATCGGCAATCCCGATCGGCTCGTCGTGGATGGCGACCAGCTCGTCCATGTCGTTGACCGAGCGCTGGAGATTGTTGATGTGCATGCCAACGTCACGCAAATAGGCGTGGATGACGTAGTAGCTGGTCAGCACATAGGTGACGTCGCCGGGTGAGGCGTTTCCCGCCATCCACAGCAGCACCGAGCCGCCAATCACCGAGCCGCGCAGGCACAACAGCAGCAACAATTGCGACAGGCCGGCGCAATTGTGGCGCAGCCAAGTCCGCCGCACGCGCACGCGCCAGCCGCTAATGACGTGGGCGAGCCGCGCATCCTCACGTATTTCAGCGCCGAAAGACTTCACCACCGCGTTGCAGGTTACCGCATCTGCCAGCGCGCCTCCGACCTTGGTGTCCCAAGCATTGGAGATGCGCGCGGCCGGCGCGATGTAACGCGTCGAGAACAGCACCGTCATCGTGACATAGGCGAGCGCACCGAGCGCGATCACGAGGCCAAGCGAAGCCCAATGCACGCCGAGCAGGATTGTCGACCCGATCAGCACCAGCAGTGAAGGCGCCAGCGCCGTGAGAACGGTGTTGTTCAACAGGTCGAGCGCCCACATGCCGCGGGTGATCTTGCGTACCGTGGAGCCTGCAAAGGAATTGGCGTGCCAATCGGTCGAGAAGCGCTGCACGCGCATGAAGGCGTCCTGCGCGACATC
This region includes:
- a CDS encoding ABC transporter ATP-binding protein, producing the protein MTHPADKPPTAMRVVLPFVFRHWLKQPGHSFVVAGGLLGATIADLFMPVFSGHLIDELMRGPSDPDARHAALLALGAIVALGVASMVLRLAGLQAIVPFTLKIMSDVAQDAFMRVQRFSTDWHANSFAGSTVRKITRGMWALDLLNNTVLTALAPSLLVLIGSTILLGVHWASLGLVIALGALAYVTMTVLFSTRYIAPAARISNAWDTKVGGALADAVTCNAVVKSFGAEIREDARLAHVISGWRVRVRRTWLRHNCAGLSQLLLLLCLRGSVIGGSVLLWMAGNASPGDVTYVLTSYYVIHAYLRDVGMHINNLQRSVNDMDELVAIHDEPIGIADAAGARPIAIEGGEIVFDDVTFHYGGHIAPLYDGLSVTIRAGERVGLVGRSGAGKTTFAKLVQRLYNVSDGRVLIDGQDIALATQQSLRSQIAIVQQDPILFHRSLAENIAYGRPGASFDAIEQAARSANAHDFILRLPRGYGTLVGERGVKLSGGERQRVALARAFLADAPVLILDEATSSLDSESEALIQQAMERLMKGRTSIVIAHRLSTVRSLDRILVFDRGAIVEQGTHIALTKRPGGIYRGLFERQVTEFGRISAAG